From Halorubrum salinarum, the proteins below share one genomic window:
- a CDS encoding Cdc6/Cdc18 family protein yields MDEGDHTPRADGGIDPDDGDESDHSGDSDDPPSNRSSTPDPDDFAASGSGTAGSEDDGSESPDIDDFDPDSPAGSGSGADAGSDFGVSDAESDPDAASLSTDARPETAGLDNGGRDRSSPDVDFDGVVLDDDDDNQGLFDDLLSGEPIFENKEVLRPSYTPHELPHRNDQINRMATILVSALRGETPSNILIYGKTGTGKTASAKFVSQELESTSQKYDVPCEVEYINCEVTDTQYRVLAQLANTFIEENQAVIADRLERLEGLRADATDAAETTGRDPAAALADTEFDSVDELDDRIDELEADADEMEEVPMTGWPTDRVYSTFFEAVDYHERVVVIMLDEIDKLVEKSGDDTLYNLSRMNSELDRSRISIMGISNDLKFTDFLDPRVKSSLGEEEIVFPPYDANQLRDILQHRADTAFKPDALTDDVIPLCAAFAAQEHGDARRALDLLRTAGELAERSQAEIVAEKHVRQAQDKIELDRVVEVVRTLPTQSKIVLFAVILLEKNGVHNINTGEVFNIYKRLCEEIDADVLTQRRVTDLISELDMLGIVNAVVVSKGRYGRTKEMGLSVPVEETEAVLLSDSRLGDIENAQPFVQARFDN; encoded by the coding sequence GACGAATCGGACCATAGCGGCGACTCCGATGACCCGCCGTCGAACCGCTCTTCGACGCCCGACCCCGACGACTTCGCGGCCTCGGGCTCTGGAACCGCCGGGTCCGAGGACGACGGGTCTGAGTCCCCCGATATCGACGACTTCGACCCCGACTCTCCGGCCGGGTCCGGTTCCGGCGCCGACGCGGGATCGGATTTCGGCGTCTCGGACGCCGAGTCGGACCCCGACGCGGCCTCCCTCTCGACCGACGCTCGACCCGAAACGGCGGGGCTCGACAACGGCGGCCGCGACCGGTCGTCGCCGGACGTCGACTTCGACGGGGTCGTCCTCGACGACGACGACGATAACCAGGGACTGTTCGACGACCTCCTCTCCGGCGAACCGATATTCGAGAACAAAGAGGTCCTCCGCCCCTCGTACACGCCGCACGAGCTCCCCCACCGCAACGACCAGATCAACCGGATGGCGACCATCCTCGTCTCCGCGCTCCGCGGCGAGACCCCCTCGAACATCCTCATCTACGGGAAGACGGGGACCGGGAAGACCGCCTCGGCGAAGTTCGTCTCCCAGGAGCTCGAGTCCACCTCCCAGAAGTACGACGTGCCCTGCGAGGTCGAGTACATCAACTGCGAGGTGACCGACACGCAGTACCGCGTCCTCGCTCAGCTCGCGAACACGTTCATCGAGGAGAACCAGGCGGTGATCGCCGACCGGTTAGAGCGACTGGAGGGGCTCCGCGCCGACGCGACAGACGCCGCGGAGACCACCGGGCGCGACCCGGCCGCCGCCCTCGCCGACACCGAGTTCGACTCCGTCGACGAGCTCGACGACCGCATCGACGAGCTCGAAGCTGACGCCGACGAGATGGAGGAAGTGCCGATGACGGGGTGGCCCACCGACCGCGTCTACTCGACGTTCTTCGAGGCGGTCGACTACCACGAGCGCGTGGTCGTGATCATGCTCGACGAGATCGACAAGCTCGTCGAGAAGAGCGGCGACGACACCCTCTATAACCTCTCCCGGATGAACTCCGAGCTCGACCGCTCGCGCATCTCGATCATGGGCATCTCGAACGACCTGAAGTTCACCGACTTCCTCGACCCCCGCGTCAAGTCGAGCCTCGGCGAGGAGGAGATCGTCTTCCCGCCGTACGACGCCAACCAGCTCCGCGACATCCTCCAGCACCGCGCCGACACCGCGTTCAAGCCCGACGCGCTCACCGACGACGTGATCCCCCTCTGTGCCGCCTTCGCCGCACAGGAACACGGCGACGCCCGACGCGCCCTCGACCTCCTCCGGACCGCCGGCGAGCTCGCCGAGCGCTCGCAGGCCGAGATCGTCGCGGAGAAACACGTCCGACAGGCCCAGGACAAGATCGAGCTCGACCGCGTCGTCGAGGTCGTCCGCACCCTCCCGACGCAGAGCAAGATCGTCCTGTTCGCCGTTATCCTCCTCGAAAAGAACGGCGTCCACAACATCAACACGGGCGAGGTGTTCAACATCTACAAGCGCCTCTGCGAGGAGATCGACGCCGACGTCTTAACCCAGCGACGGGTCACCGACCTCATCAGCGAGCTCGACATGCTCGGGATCGTCAACGCCGTCGTCGTCTCGAAGGGCCGCTACGGCCGGACGAAGGAGATGGGCCTCTCCGTCCCCGTTGAGGAGACGGAAGCAGTGCTCCTGTCGGACTCGCGGCTCGGCGACATCG